A portion of the Lolium rigidum isolate FL_2022 chromosome 1, APGP_CSIRO_Lrig_0.1, whole genome shotgun sequence genome contains these proteins:
- the LOC124650130 gene encoding uncharacterized protein LOC124650130 has product MDQALRGHAKGESAGRRPSPPARFTPLELAAAELLVHLSESSCSTGAAFTPRGSGTAASACYSSSSSPRSVNAPPAAPALDDLVVHAMKQDDDDDDGQQEVGGRPRRNRRYRSVADIYQATVPRGARRGKAKAGAGSAADAGGTMEKRRK; this is encoded by the coding sequence ATGGATCAAGCTCTCCGCGGCCATGCGAAGGGAGAGTCGGCAGGGCGCAGGCCGTCCCCGCCGGCGCGGTTCACGCCGCTCGAGCTCGCGGCGGCCGAGCTGCTCGTCCACCTCAGCGAGAGCAGCTGCTCCACCGGCGCGGCCTTCACCCCGCGGGGATCGGGGACGGCAGCGTCGGCGTGctactcctcgtcctcctccccgcGATCCGTCAACGCGCCGCCCGCCGCACCCGCGTTAGACGACCTCGTCGTCCACGCGATGAaacaagacgacgacgacgacgacggccagCAGGAGGTGGGCGGGAGGCCGCGGAGGAACAGGAGGTACCGATCGGTCGCGGATATCTACCAAGCGACGGTGCCGCGTGGGGCGCGCCGCGGGAAGGCTAAGGCTGGCGCCggctccgccgccgacgccggcggcACGATGGAGAAGAGGAGGAAGTAG